The Candidatus Mycolicibacterium alkanivorans genome contains a region encoding:
- the moeZ gene encoding adenylyltransferase/sulfurtransferase MoeZ, giving the protein MPPLVEPAAELTREEVARYSRHLIIPDLGVVGQKRLKNARVLVIGAGGLGSPTLMYLAAAGVGTIGIVEFDVVDESNLQRQIIHGQSDIGRPKAESARDTVLEINPLVTVRLHEMRLEPDNAVELFEQYDLIIDGTDNFATRYLVNDAAVLAHKPYVWGSIYRFEGQVSVFWEDAPNGLGLNYRDLYPEPPPPGMVPSCAEGGVLGILCASIASVMGTEAIKLLTGIGAPLLGRLMVYDALDMSYRTIKIRKDPEIPKITELIDYEAFCGVLSEAAADAAHDSTITPSELRDLLDSEKKIALIDVREPVEWEINHIEGAQLVPKSVIESGEGLARIPHDRVPVLYCKTGVRSAEALAALKKAGFSDALHLQGGIVAWARQLEPDMVMY; this is encoded by the coding sequence CTGCCGCCACTGGTCGAACCGGCCGCCGAGCTCACCCGTGAAGAGGTCGCCCGGTACAGCCGCCACCTGATCATCCCGGATCTGGGTGTCGTCGGGCAGAAACGCCTCAAGAACGCGCGCGTGCTGGTGATCGGTGCGGGCGGGCTCGGCTCACCCACACTGATGTACCTGGCGGCCGCCGGCGTCGGCACCATCGGCATCGTCGAGTTCGACGTGGTCGACGAGTCCAACCTGCAGCGCCAGATCATCCACGGCCAGTCCGACATCGGCCGGCCGAAGGCCGAGAGCGCCCGCGACACCGTGCTCGAGATCAACCCTCTGGTCACCGTGCGCCTGCACGAGATGCGGCTGGAACCCGACAACGCCGTCGAGCTGTTCGAGCAGTACGACCTGATCATCGACGGCACCGACAACTTTGCCACCCGCTACCTGGTCAACGATGCCGCGGTGCTCGCCCACAAGCCCTATGTGTGGGGCTCGATCTACCGGTTCGAGGGCCAGGTGTCGGTGTTCTGGGAGGACGCCCCGAACGGCCTGGGCCTGAACTACCGCGACCTGTATCCCGAGCCGCCGCCACCGGGCATGGTCCCGTCCTGTGCTGAAGGTGGCGTGCTGGGCATCCTGTGCGCCTCGATCGCTTCGGTGATGGGCACCGAGGCCATCAAGCTGCTCACCGGGATCGGCGCGCCGCTGCTGGGCCGGCTGATGGTATACGACGCCCTGGACATGAGCTACCGGACCATCAAGATCCGCAAGGATCCCGAGATTCCGAAGATCACCGAGCTCATCGACTACGAGGCGTTCTGCGGCGTGCTGTCGGAGGCCGCCGCCGACGCCGCACACGATTCGACGATCACCCCCTCAGAGCTGCGTGACCTGCTCGATTCGGAGAAGAAGATCGCGCTGATCGACGTTCGTGAGCCGGTGGAGTGGGAGATCAACCACATCGAAGGCGCCCAGCTGGTCCCGAAGTCGGTCATCGAGTCCGGCGAGGGCCTGGCCAGGATTCCGCACGACCGGGTTCCGGTGCTGTACTGCAAGACGGGCGTGCGTTCGGCCGAGGCGCTGGCCGCCCTCAAGAAGGCCGGTTTCTCCGACGCGCTGCATCTGCAGGGCGGGATCGTGGCCTGGGCCAGGCAACTCGAACCCGACATGGTCATGTACTGA
- a CDS encoding DUF3152 domain-containing protein yields the protein MTYDPGHQGGGRVPVLRSDWREPLRALRDPLAEGSGRPRSNRDQRRQWRKQTWLGRFVSMYGWRAYALPVLIVLTGVVLYQTITGTAAPAAETHNAVEGPPTIGSSGTAIIGAPPRGLTAFDANLPTGILPEGGPFTEAGAKTWHIVPGTAPKVGQGTAKTFTYTVEVEEGVDTASFGGDEGFARMVTETLGNPKSWIHNPQFAFQRVDASTPDIKPDFRVSLTSAMTVREGCGYEIPLESSCFNPAYGPDAEPRVFINEARWVRGAVPFQGDIGSYRQYLVNHEVGHAIGYQHHEPCDENGGLAPVMMQQTFSTSDNDASKFDPEYVKSDGKTCRFNSWPYPIA from the coding sequence GTGACCTACGACCCGGGGCACCAGGGGGGCGGTCGAGTGCCGGTGCTGCGCAGTGACTGGCGTGAGCCGCTGCGCGCCCTGCGCGACCCTCTTGCCGAGGGCTCGGGCCGGCCCCGGTCCAACCGGGATCAGCGCCGCCAGTGGCGCAAGCAGACCTGGCTGGGCCGGTTCGTGTCCATGTACGGCTGGCGGGCGTATGCGCTGCCCGTGCTCATTGTGCTCACCGGCGTCGTGCTGTATCAGACCATCACCGGCACGGCGGCGCCGGCAGCGGAGACCCACAACGCGGTCGAGGGGCCGCCGACCATCGGCTCGAGCGGCACCGCGATCATCGGGGCACCGCCGCGGGGGCTGACCGCGTTCGACGCCAACCTGCCCACCGGGATCCTGCCCGAGGGCGGTCCGTTCACCGAGGCCGGCGCCAAGACGTGGCACATCGTGCCGGGCACCGCGCCGAAGGTGGGTCAGGGCACCGCCAAGACGTTCACCTACACCGTCGAGGTCGAGGAGGGCGTCGACACCGCGTCGTTCGGGGGTGACGAGGGCTTCGCCCGGATGGTCACCGAGACGTTGGGCAACCCCAAGAGTTGGATCCACAATCCGCAGTTCGCGTTCCAGCGGGTCGACGCCAGCACCCCGGACATCAAGCCGGACTTCCGGGTTTCGCTGACCTCGGCGATGACCGTTCGCGAGGGCTGCGGCTACGAGATCCCGCTGGAGTCGTCCTGCTTCAACCCGGCCTACGGCCCGGACGCCGAGCCCAGAGTTTTCATCAACGAGGCGCGTTGGGTGCGCGGTGCGGTGCCCTTTCAGGGCGACATCGGCTCCTACCGGCAATACCTGGTCAACCACGAGGTGGGACACGCCATCGGCTACCAGCACCATGAGCCCTGTGACGAGAACGGCGGGCTGGCGCCGGTGATGATGCAGCAGACGTTCTCGACGTCGGACAACGACGCCTCCAAGTTCGACCCGGAGTACGTCAAGTCCGACGGCAAGACCTGCCGGTTCAACTCCTGGCCGTATCCGATCGCCTAG
- a CDS encoding TetR/AcrR family transcriptional regulator has translation MSDLANTAERRAARSANGDRPSTPSRRGSRLPRDERRGQLLVAASEVFVDRGYHAAGMDEIADRAGVSKPVLYQHFSSKLELYLAVLQRHVENLVSGVRQALRTTTDNRQRLRAAVQAFFDFIEHDGQGYRLIFENDYVTEPQVSAQVEVATESCTDAVFDLISRDSGLDPHRARMIAVGLVAISVDCARYWLNSDRPISKEDAVDGTVQFAWGGLSHVPLTRN, from the coding sequence ATGAGCGATCTCGCCAACACCGCCGAGCGGCGCGCCGCACGGTCGGCCAATGGCGACCGTCCCAGCACGCCGAGCCGACGCGGCAGCCGCCTGCCCCGAGACGAGCGCCGCGGCCAACTGCTGGTCGCGGCAAGCGAAGTCTTCGTCGACCGCGGCTATCACGCGGCCGGGATGGACGAGATTGCCGACCGCGCGGGCGTGAGCAAACCCGTTCTCTACCAACACTTCTCGAGCAAGCTCGAGCTGTACCTGGCAGTGCTTCAGCGGCACGTGGAGAACTTGGTCTCCGGTGTTCGCCAGGCCCTGCGGACCACCACCGACAACCGCCAGCGGCTCCGTGCCGCGGTGCAGGCGTTCTTCGACTTCATCGAGCACGACGGCCAGGGCTACCGACTGATCTTCGAAAACGACTACGTGACCGAACCTCAGGTCTCGGCGCAGGTCGAGGTCGCCACCGAGTCGTGCACCGACGCGGTATTCGACCTGATCAGCCGTGATTCCGGGCTGGATCCGCACCGCGCGCGGATGATCGCGGTCGGGCTGGTGGCCATCAGCGTCGACTGTGCGCGCTACTGGCTGAACTCCGACCGGCCGATCTCCAAGGAGGACGCGGTCGACGGGACCGTGCAGTTCGCCTGGGGCGGCCTGTCACACGTCCCGCTCACCCGTAACTGA
- a CDS encoding DUF3107 domain-containing protein has protein sequence MEVKIGVSDSPRELVFTSSQTPAEVEGLVTAALSGSGPDVLSLSDDKGRRILVHASKITYVEIGVADVRRVGFGIAAGSAGA, from the coding sequence GTGGAGGTCAAGATCGGTGTGTCGGACAGCCCGCGTGAGCTTGTCTTCACCAGCTCCCAGACGCCCGCCGAGGTCGAGGGTCTGGTGACTGCGGCGCTATCGGGTAGCGGCCCGGATGTGCTGAGCCTGTCTGACGACAAGGGCCGTCGCATCCTGGTGCATGCCTCGAAGATCACCTATGTCGAGATCGGCGTGGCCGACGTCCGACGGGTCGGGTTCGGGATCGCGGCAGGTTCGGCCGGGGCCTGA
- a CDS encoding MmpS family transport accessory protein → MADNRRRAAVPRWQRVVLTAVGVLAATAATTFVVRTGGAATVATDAAAPPTRTVVATSGPHTSAPAPAPVTVTMPGMPPETAVTLPPTTPAAAPLAAQPLVDPRLVVYTVAGNQRPNDPITIVYADETGALRTVENVALPWRLTVVPDVPVNYVTANSAGSQLNCWITDASGATVVAQTSNAVSATCNR, encoded by the coding sequence GTGGCCGACAACAGACGCCGGGCGGCCGTGCCCCGGTGGCAGCGGGTGGTCCTGACCGCCGTCGGCGTGCTGGCCGCCACCGCGGCGACGACCTTCGTCGTGCGCACCGGCGGGGCCGCCACCGTGGCGACCGACGCCGCCGCTCCCCCGACCCGCACCGTCGTCGCCACTTCCGGGCCGCACACCTCGGCCCCTGCTCCGGCGCCGGTGACCGTCACGATGCCCGGGATGCCGCCGGAGACCGCCGTGACCCTGCCGCCGACCACGCCCGCGGCCGCGCCGCTGGCGGCCCAGCCGCTCGTCGACCCTCGCCTGGTGGTCTATACCGTGGCGGGCAACCAGCGGCCCAACGATCCGATCACCATCGTCTACGCCGACGAGACCGGCGCGCTGCGCACCGTCGAGAACGTCGCCCTGCCGTGGCGGCTCACCGTCGTTCCGGACGTCCCGGTCAACTACGTCACCGCAAACAGCGCCGGAAGCCAGCTGAACTGCTGGATCACCGATGCCAGCGGGGCCACCGTGGTCGCGCAGACCAGCAACGCCGTCTCGGCGACCTGCAACCGCTGA
- a CDS encoding ferritin-like fold-containing protein: MNVSQPVPAAEGVTDAAGGSSSRVPSDHPGISELFALLAYGEVAAFFRLTDEARMAPDLRGRINMAGMAAAEMGHYELLRDALAARGVDVVPAITRYAPALENYHRLTTPSTWLEALVKAYVGDAMAADFYLEIADVLPDEVAGVVRAVLSETGHSQFVVAEVRQAVMSSGRQRSRLALWSRRLLGEATTQAQYVLAEHDELVELVLSGPGGLGQVADFFGRLQRTHDDRMRQLGLA, translated from the coding sequence ATGAACGTGTCGCAGCCCGTACCGGCCGCCGAAGGTGTGACCGATGCTGCGGGAGGCAGTTCCTCGCGCGTTCCATCCGACCATCCGGGCATCAGCGAGTTGTTCGCGCTACTGGCATACGGCGAGGTCGCCGCGTTCTTCCGGCTCACCGACGAGGCCCGGATGGCCCCGGATCTGCGAGGCCGGATCAACATGGCCGGCATGGCCGCCGCCGAGATGGGTCACTATGAGCTGCTGCGTGACGCGCTGGCCGCCCGCGGCGTCGACGTGGTGCCGGCCATCACGCGCTATGCCCCGGCGCTGGAGAACTATCACCGGCTGACGACGCCGAGCACCTGGCTGGAGGCTCTGGTCAAGGCCTATGTCGGCGACGCGATGGCGGCCGACTTCTACCTCGAGATCGCCGACGTGCTGCCCGACGAGGTGGCCGGGGTGGTGCGCGCGGTGCTCTCCGAGACCGGTCACTCGCAGTTCGTCGTCGCCGAGGTCCGCCAGGCCGTGATGTCCAGCGGCCGGCAGCGCAGCCGGCTGGCGCTGTGGTCGCGCCGGCTGCTGGGCGAGGCGACCACCCAGGCGCAGTACGTGCTGGCCGAGCACGACGAGCTGGTGGAGCTGGTGCTCTCTGGCCCCGGTGGGCTCGGTCAGGTGGCTGACTTCTTCGGCCGCCTGCAGCGCACGCACGACGACCGGATGCGCCAGCTCGGCTTGGCCTAG